The Diaphorobacter ruginosibacter genome contains a region encoding:
- a CDS encoding sulfurtransferase, with protein MKAILVFTAALAAAHATWAAQPLLTPAQLQPMLRNPDLRVIDIRDPQSFEMGHIEGAVNAPYGQWLGPAGNIGIVPELAALTRLVQSAGLTPRTHAVVVSSGVDAGDFGATARVYWTLKSLGLTELSILNGGMMDWDSEGEMTDMGPGTPVAPSQFAPRFNPEWLATRDEVKESLRKNSALLVDARPDVFYLGKFRAPMALVAGTLPGAKQLDFNQWFVPGTARFADVEKTRQVATQFQSTQNPQGKPLITFCNTGYWSATDWFAFSEILGRKDVRMYAGSAVDWTQSKEPPPMDNQPSRAESLAYDARQWWNRKFK; from the coding sequence ATGAAAGCCATTCTCGTCTTCACGGCCGCCCTGGCAGCGGCCCATGCCACGTGGGCCGCGCAGCCGCTGCTGACGCCCGCGCAGCTGCAGCCCATGCTGCGCAATCCGGACCTGCGCGTGATCGACATCCGCGATCCTCAGAGCTTCGAGATGGGCCACATCGAAGGTGCCGTGAATGCACCCTACGGCCAGTGGCTCGGGCCTGCGGGCAACATCGGCATCGTGCCCGAACTCGCGGCGCTGACGCGGCTCGTGCAGTCCGCCGGGTTGACGCCCAGGACCCATGCGGTGGTGGTTTCCAGTGGCGTGGACGCGGGCGACTTCGGAGCGACGGCGCGCGTCTACTGGACGCTCAAGAGCCTCGGGCTCACGGAACTGTCCATCCTCAACGGCGGCATGATGGACTGGGACAGCGAGGGCGAGATGACCGACATGGGCCCGGGCACGCCCGTGGCACCCAGCCAGTTCGCGCCACGCTTCAACCCCGAGTGGCTGGCCACGCGCGACGAAGTCAAGGAGAGCCTCCGCAAGAACAGCGCCCTGCTCGTGGACGCGCGGCCCGACGTGTTCTACCTGGGCAAGTTCCGTGCGCCGATGGCCCTGGTCGCAGGCACCCTGCCGGGCGCGAAGCAGCTCGACTTCAACCAATGGTTCGTGCCCGGCACCGCCCGCTTCGCCGACGTCGAGAAGACCCGCCAGGTCGCGACGCAGTTCCAGAGCACCCAGAACCCGCAGGGCAAGCCCCTCATCACGTTCTGCAATACCGGCTACTGGTCGGCGACGGACTGGTTTGCGTTCTCGGAAATACTGGGCCGGAAGGACGTCCGCATGTATGCGGGCTCGGCGGTGGACTGGACGCAGTCCAAGGAGCCACCGCCAATGGACAACCAGCCCAGCCGGGCCGAATCACTCGCCTATGACGCGCGCCAGTGGTGGAACCGGAAATTCAAGTAA